The following is a genomic window from Theobroma cacao cultivar B97-61/B2 chromosome 10, Criollo_cocoa_genome_V2, whole genome shotgun sequence.
GTGTTGGAAAACCtaataatttgaattgaaGTTTCCTAGCAAAAGTTTTCAATGCAAAGGACCCACGAATGCTCCCTTGAATGAAAACACAGCATGGGAAATCACCAGGAAAATATGTTGGGGAATTTTTTGCTGATTTACTGTATCCAGAAAAGCAAATTGTGAGAAGAAAAAGTAGGTATGGAAATTGATTTCCATTGCCAAGGACCCCCATTGTAGGCCCtgcaaatattttgtttttctcttttgccTAAAGATTACATTCCCATCTCATTGTAAGACACCAAACGTCACTAAAGAATAAAATCGTACCAAAAGATAAAACCGCGTGCAtaactttttacttttttttcttcaagattGTATTTTCATAGCATTGGTTGtgaaatttgattaatatGTATAAGAATATCTTTATCGAGATcatgtttgattaaatgaatATTAACGAATCGTGACTAAGCGGGCAAGAATGTCTTTGgaaatcaaaaatcaaatcgaaatataaaaatataaaaagaaattatttttttataatcgTTAAGAAGTAATTTCGGTTTTTAGTTATATCTTCAATGATTCGGTTTCAACGAAAATTTACGagttttatattaaaaatttataaatatgagTAGGTCTCCTACttgtaaataaagaaaaataagcatttttttaatcttttgatttcatttaatttttttttacaaaaaaagtcaaaatgcATGCACTTTGCTAATATCTCATTTccttaaaaaaacttatttaaaaatcttatgTTGGAATCTTGACCTACGTATAGTTTGGCCAAGTCATGTAATTatacaattttaattaaattataaattaaaaaggaaatctttttttatttaacaaaaagGATTTAGACAAAGTCctataaaaattcaatatagTTTGAGGTTGTtaggaaaaataatttaagaagtATGAATCACGTGCATGGGGAAAGGTCTGAAACAGTAGGCTTTACCTCCCATGGGAAAGGCCAATATTTGTGGCTCTAAGGGCTAATCGAAGGGTCAAAGAGCGTATTATTGAGGGCAGTCTCTAAAGTCTTTCGAAAACtattaaaaatggaaaacacACCACCTTCTTTGCTTGTTGTCCAATTCAAAAATCAACCTAGAAGATCCGGGAGATTCTGGATGAAATCTGCCGGATCTTGCTTTCCAAACTGTCAGATTTTCCAAAAGGATTTTGCCCATCTTCCCTATATGGCCAACCATTTAAAACTCACCTCcccatttcttctttctctccatCCTCATCCTCATCCTACaacattcttcttcttctcatctttcttcttcttctttgatttctggGTGTTTTTTGCTTTGTTGAATCACATCTTTATCTAGTTATGGGGATGGCTACTGAGGCCCAGTTTCATGTTCTTGCTGTTGATGACAGCCTGATTGACAGAAAGCTCATTGAAAGGCTTCTCAAGACTTCTTCTTATCATGGTATATTGTTTTTTCTATACCTTTTTAAAGCGAGGGTTACAACCCTTAGGTGCCAAGCTTGGagattgattttttgttttctgtttGTGATTTGATTACAGTTACTGCAGTTGATTCTGGAAGTAAGGCTTTGGAGTTTCTTGGATTGAACGGCAGTCATGAAGATGGACAGAGGAATCCAAGTCCTGCTTCTGTTTCTCTTGATGAGGATCAACATCAGCAAGATGTGGAAGTCAACCTGATTATCACAGATTACTGCATGCCAGGAATGACAGGCTATGATCTCCTGAGAAGAATCAAGGGATCTTCATCTTTCAAAGACATACCAGTTGTCATAATGTCTTCAGAGAATATCCCATCAAGAATTAACAGGTTAGGGAACTTGTTGCCATGAAAGAAGCTTTAAATAACATTTCCTATTCAATTACTTTCAATGTTTTGATTACGGTAAGCTGACCTGAATTGGTTTTGAATGATTGAATCAGATGCTTGGAAGATGGAGCTGAAGAGTTCTTCTTGAAGCCAGTGCAATTATCAGATGTAAACAAGCTTAGGCCTCATCTGATGAAAGGAAGATCTAAAGAAATGCAACAAAACATTAGCAAGAGAAAGGGCATGGAAGAGATTCTCACCCCTGATAGAACAAGAACAAGATACAATGAATTGGAAGTGGTCTGATCAGCAAATTAATTTATAGGAATTACTTTCTCAgaaaatttttcttgattatCTCTggttttctattcttttttccCCTTAGACTCTTTGCTTATACAGAATCAATGTATAGGATTTTGGTTTCATGTCAGACAAAAGAGAAAGCTACCTGTCATGCGTAGGGTTTTGGAATATAGGTTGCACTGTAAAATACCAGAAGGAAAAATATAACTCAATTTTGTTGGTTCATTAACAGAATATGTTCCTCTTCATTTCTCTGTGTCAAATTTCTCTATTTCAATTCCAGATGCGTTATATTCTTCATTACTTGTGTCATATCTCTGGTTGAACTGAGAACAGATTCTTACCCGAGGCCTAAAGTAGAATTCTCTCCCTTTCCATTAATATTCTAGTGGACATTTTGCAAACAGAagcttcattttctctttaaacTTTAAACTTCATAGAGAATCCAATGCCTAAGCCAACATTTGACTACAtgattagaaataaaaataattacaataataataaatgattaGAAATTCTCATTTCTAAttattttccttctctttcacCTAGTTCTCAGTAACCAAACACTATTATGATTTGCAAAATGCACAATCCGATTATATATCCCCCCTCCCCACAAGGCAACaagggcaaaaaaaaaaaaaaaaaccaagaatAAACATTCATAGGAACTCTCTGATAAGTAAGAAATGATAAATTAGCATTGATCATAGCGATAAACAAAACCAAAGTTGTTTGTCAATTCAAAGCTGGATTACATTCCATTTCAGATCATTGAAAGCTacacatcaaaattttcttatatGTAGGAACTAAAATATTCAAGCTAATTCATCTTGCTGATTAGGTCATTGATTTCATCTTCACGATTACCAGCATCTCCTCCTTCCCTGTATGGCTGTTTCTTCCCTTGGATTACTCCTCCTGGCTTACTGAGCATAAGGGGTCCCATAAAATGATTAACCTCCTTGAAATGTGGACCAACATTTGCAATTTCGTGTACAATATCTTCTAAGCATATGACGCCATACTTCCCCAATTCCTGACAAAGAAGGAGTTTTAATTGCAAGCATTATGAACCTGTGGACAAAGTTAAACTGGGCACTTCTTGCTAAGAGTTGCTTAAGACAGCTATGATACCTGttcaataatattattatctGTCAGTGGAACTGCTTTCTTGTCGATCCTTGCATAGCCCTTCTTGTAAATCAGCTCCTTCACATTCTTAAGATTAGGATATCTGCATGAAACAATCTTAGAACCATGAATCAACATTCTTAGTGGTAATTATAagttaaagaaacaaaactaaAAGAACTAAGCATAATGTAGTTGACCTATCTAGCTGAATATAGAAGTGGCCAATCTAAATACAACAAAACTGCTATAACTAGCCTAAGTTAATGAAGGTTCAGTCATACGCCTACAACCATTATAAAACCTTTAACAATTATCTAAAGCAAAGCCTGTTTGAATTTGACACATAACTGCCAATTATTTCCAAGTCACTGATGCCACATGTATTCAAGATGATCTCTATGCAAATTACGGATGATAATCTGACAAAATTTTCCAGTAGAAGCAATGattacatatggcctatataTTTCTATACACTACTAGAACCTAATGACAAAAGGAGGACTTCTGCATAAGGATAAAGCCCTTATGGGCTCATAATTAGACAATGAGTCctccttgtttttctttcttcttaagGACAGATGATCGCTAATGACAGCAGGTAGCAAATTCTTCCAAAACATCCTCAACAAAGAAAATCTCATGAAGCTCTTTTTCAATCAGATTGCATTAGTGGTCTCCGCCTAGGCCCTAGAACTTAATTATCCAAGCAAAAAGCTCCCAGGTCCACTACAAATTAATAGGCAACCAACCTCAAAATAAGAGTATCTGaattattaaacacattaacAGGTTCACAACATAACGTTACTAATAgatggaagaaaaaaattaatgtaataCAATATTAGCTTGATAAAAAGTTCACAGAAAGCAATGGCCGATACCATTACAAAAAAGGCCAATAACAAATCACTTTGTATTTCTAGCTAGTAAGATGATTAAGAACAATTTGCTATGGCAAGTTTCATAACTcacttcaaaaaaataaaaaagatatgcATGTCGATTTAAAGATGGGTCAAAGCCATTTCTTATCCCAAGGTGCATGCAAACCCTCTTGCATTGTGATTCAAATGCATCTAAGCATGCAATTAAAAGTGATGGCCCAAAACAAAGGATGTGAAAATGTAGGTAATAAAACTAGCATCAAAAAGCGATTACAAGCATACGCTTGATAACGAAAATTATCATCACACATGAAGTAGCCCCTTACAATGTTTTCACCTCATAAGATTCAGTATGTTacattaaccaaaaaaaaaaaaaagaagtgcAAAGGAACAAAGGTTGCTTTCATACCCATATGTGACATATGGCTCCACCTTCTGCAGCATTTCTATTACGCCCTCAGTCGCCTTCACGAAGACGCCACTGAAAACTCTCCTCAACCTCAGGTTGTATAAGATCTTCCTAGTTTTTGGATGCATGTCATTTTTTCtgtaaaagtaaatatatacaaaagATTAAAGatggaaagaattaaaagCAAAGATATCAAATAAGATCAAAGGGAAAAAGGTAACCTACCCTTGTATACGGATAACGAAAAGCAACTTTGATCTCGGTTTTGATATCATTGACTTTGGTCTCTTTGCCCTCTGTTTGAGTCTGATTAGGTCCAACTCCTAAAAccacaaaaaaagaaaagattcaaGATAATCTGATTTTCCTTCAGAAGTGGCACAACCACTGTAGGTATATGTGAGCTGTGCTGCTACAGTACTATCCTCGAGCTCAGCTcccaaaagaaacaaaaaaaaaaaagaaaattaagctACTTGCGCAAGACATAATCAAATCTCAGTTTTCATAACTCAAATAAGGAGCTTGAACTCAGCTCAAGCTTCAGTTCAAAACTCAAACAGAGTTCGAAAACATGTAAATAAATACTCCTATATCATCTTTATACATgcatattatattatatatatatatatatacatattaaaaatttaaaagctcCATTAGGCTCACAGGTTGCTCGAGTCGAGTATTAAAACACTGGAACTTGGCTCAATTCATTACTCTAGCTAATAAAGGTCGAGCTTGAGCTTCACTCTGACTGTGAACTAATCGAGTTTGAGTATTCAACGAGTAGCTTCACTCATTTATTATACCCAAGTTACAATATAATACTATAATGAATTCCACACTGATTAGCAGTAAGAAAAAGTAGTaaattttccaaaacaaaATTGCATTTAAATCAACAGTAAGAacccatttaaaaaaaaaagaaaaattgaatggtaaactaaaaaagaaaatacagTAATAATTACCTGGGCTCTAAATTCTTTTATGAACTGCTCGGGTCTTTTGATGTCAGAAACATCGGATTGCTTCTTGCTTTTTATCGCTCCATATTTACCCAACTCCAACTGGGTCTTCCTCGTAATTGCCAACTcatcttttattttccttttcttcaatACTACCTCCGACACATAAGGCATTGGTTGTCCTTCCTCCTCCGCCATTATCTTTtctgtttcataaaataaaaacctaaATAAGAAATTTACCCAATAGAAACGAAGCAAAAAGAATCAGCAATAAAAGTGAAACTTACCCACCAAAAGGAGTAGAGCTACGGTGGTGAAGGTAAGGAGCAACGGCGGCGGTGATACGGGGTGTAGAGGCGGCAGAGACCTTCGAGAGTTTGAGAGGAGAGGGGTTGGCGGCAGAGTGTAAGAAAAGAGGAAGGGGACATAAATTTAGGTATCTTATATCAATGAGGGTGTAAAAGATATTAAGTAAAAGTATTAGGactattttggtaatttcaacTGGATAACGCAGCGTGGGTTCAGAAAAAGCCTTACCCGCCCCGTCCCGATTGTCGTTTGGGTGAAAAGCTGCGACGGCCCGTTCATGTCACAGAACTGGGCTTGGGCAGGTCCAGCCAGAACTGGGGTTAGCccttattttaattattattaatattacaaatttaaatttttattaattaaaataaaaaatttagaaatattcttttatttaaatttaaatgaaaatatcattatttacCGCTtcgattttatttttttcctttctatttatttttacaaagtttaaaatgcaaaattaatgttaaaatattttatattgctgagttttaaaaaaaatttcatagtttttaaagttaaaaagtagaatttttaaatataaaaatatcatatttaccacttccattttcaaaatattatctATTGaaccttaattatttattaacatttaatgatatttttataattttatcagataaaattaacaatctaatactttgtaatataaaaaattatctacatgatattaattgatataaaattatCGAAATATTCTCTATTTAACCCTTACTTATTTATTCATGATATTGTTATAAACTTATCgaataaaattaacaatttaatcttgTGATAATATCAGAAATTATCTATGTGATATtggtaaaaaaatatttagatgatgttaagcaagaaaatattataaaataccatgaaaaaaaatgaaattctgAAGATAGTGAATAGAGCTtatccaaaataataaaataaagaataatatgaattatgaaaaaatagtTATATTAGAGTTGAAAATGACGTGGCGAAAAAGGATTGGCGACTTTACatgaaagaggaaaagaaggTCAAAAAGTTGACTGGAGAGTAGCCAAAACCCTACCGCATACCATACAAATcaatcattttcaacaaacTTTTCCCATCAGATTCTCTCTCTGTCACAgtttcactctctctctctctctacttaAGAGCTCTCCTCCTCCACTTAAGCACCTTTCTCAGGTGAtcagcttttcttttcttttctctctctcattttctttttccttcgcATTTTCCCTCATTTTCTCGAAAAGAATCCCTCGAGCCAAACggactttataaaaaaaaaagggaaaggaaaaatgaaagtGGAAAGAGAATCTTCGTATTCTTCACCTTTTTTCCACCTTTACTCTCTTTGTCTCTTTTGCTTCACCAACCTAGTCGCCATTTTTGTTCTCCT
Proteins encoded in this region:
- the LOC18587282 gene encoding 60S ribosomal protein L7-1, whose product is MAEEEGQPMPYVSEVVLKKRKIKDELAITRKTQLELGKYGAIKSKKQSDVSDIKRPEQFIKEFRAQELDLIRLKQRAKRPKSMISKPRSKLLFVIRIQGKNDMHPKTRKILYNLRLRRVFSGVFVKATEGVIEMLQKVEPYVTYGYPNLKNVKELIYKKGYARIDKKAVPLTDNNIIEQELGKYGVICLEDIVHEIANVGPHFKEVNHFMGPLMLSKPGGVIQGKKQPYREGGDAGNREDEINDLISKMN
- the LOC18587281 gene encoding two-component response regulator ORR9, which produces MGMATEAQFHVLAVDDSLIDRKLIERLLKTSSYHVTAVDSGSKALEFLGLNGSHEDGQRNPSPASVSLDEDQHQQDVEVNLIITDYCMPGMTGYDLLRRIKGSSSFKDIPVVIMSSENIPSRINRCLEDGAEEFFLKPVQLSDVNKLRPHLMKGRSKEMQQNISKRKGMEEILTPDRTRTRYNELEVV